The following are encoded together in the Oncorhynchus gorbuscha isolate QuinsamMale2020 ecotype Even-year linkage group LG03, OgorEven_v1.0, whole genome shotgun sequence genome:
- the LOC124028351 gene encoding transcriptional regulator QRICH1-like: MNEPVESGVVSFDEYVRQKARSVPQHRMKEFLESLANKGPETLQDFRQQGDAATTTTMVYQQGGNCVYTDSTEVAGSLLELACPVQVTSAQISPQMASGVHQGSEQLIQVQVQIQGQQGQTVDLQGIPTAAQLVQQGELTEEQHQQIQAQLVAAVSGGQQIQHIQLQGGQQIQLQGGQHIQLQGDLQGGQQIQLPGGQQIQLPGGQQIQLPGGQQIQLPCGQQIQLPGGQQIQLQGGQQIQHIQLPGGQQIQLQGGQQIQIQTVEAMSPQQQQGSPREPERRAGVLQPAKKRKMDVPIQVSYALPQSQQGQQVVLALPQGQGQQQQYLSIRPDLLTVDSTHLYSTTGTITGPAGETWTIPVYSGGQQGGVHHIAIPQEAYSTMQVSSNHHDNKDNGVAHSSSSGALSVQSGGTVSVSGTTNEEVVQTLFPTQFMNGNIHCPVVVQTVGGAYNSTQQLHIWDAQQQQEHQEHQLHLQGHVESESQVEAPQELLMPISLKPEEGLDVWRLWVQRKNAELDKDEQNKLAPIGRRQALRFQEDLVSSAVAELNVALALMTREAQGLEGESFEPDALYYIFLCIQKYLFENGRVDDIFSDQYYTRFSQWLHKALDEWRPSIHPLGYIIPSHVTEEMLWECKQLGAHSPATLLTTLMFFNTKYFHLTTVEQHLKVAFSKVLRHTKKNPSNPKDKSTSIRYLKGHGPLGTHHAGQKVTDDMYEEQAEDPENPLRCPIKLYDFYLFKCPQSAKGRNDAYYLTPEPVVAPNSPIWYSTQPITSEQVEHMLTRIIMVREIQETIAMSSVNMH, from the exons ATGAACGAGCCCGTAGAGAGCGGTGTGGTCTCATTTGACGAATACGTGCGTCAGAAGGCCCGCAGTGTGCCCCAGCACCGTATGAAGGAGTTCCTGGAGTCCCTGGCCAACAAAGGCCCTGAGACGCTGCAGGACTTCAGACAGCAGGGCGACGCcgccactaccaccaccatggtTTACCAGCAGGGGGGCAACTGTGTATACACAGACAGCACAGAGGTAGCTGGCTCACTGCTGGAGCTGGCCTGTCCG GTGCAGGTGACCTCTGCACAGATCTCACCCCAGATGGCTTCTGGTGTGCACCAGGGGTCTGAACAGCTGATACAAGTACAG GTGCAGATCCAGGGGCAGCAGGGCCAGACGGTGGACCTCCAGGGCATTCCCACAGCAGCGCAGCTAGTCCAGCAAGGAGAGCTCACAGAGGAGCAGCACCAACAg ATCCAGGCCCAGTTGGTGGCAGCAGTGTCAGGCGGTCAACAAATCCAACATATTCAACTACAAGGGGGTCAGCAAATTCAGCTCCAAGGAGGTCAACACATCCAGCTTCAAGGGGACTTACAGGGTGGTCAACAAATCCAGCTGCCGGGCGGTCAACAAATCCAGCTGCCGGGCGGTCAACAAATCCAGCTGCCGGGTGGTCAACAAATCCAGCTACCTTGCGGTCAACAAATCCAACTGCCGGGCGGTCAACAAATCCAACTGCAAGGTGGGCAACAAATCCAGCACATTCAGCTACCAGGCGGTCAACAAATTCAACTACAGGGAGGCCAGCAGATCCAGATCCAGACGGTGGAGGCCATGTCTCCTCAGCAGCAGCAGGGCTCTCCCcgagagccagagaggagagcTGGCGTCCTCCAACCTGCCAAGAAGCGCAAGATGGATGTCCCCATCCAGGTGTCCTATGCCCTCCCTCAGAGCCAGCAGGGCCAGCAGGTGGTTCTGGCCCTCCCCCAAGGGCaggggcagcagcagcagtacttGTCCATCCGGCCAGACCTGCTCACTGTGGACAGCACCCACCTGTACAGCACCACGGGTACCATCACAGGCCCTGCCGGGGAGACCTGGACCATCCCTGTGTACTCTGGGGGGCAGCAAGGGGGCGTGCATCATATTGCCATTCCCCAAGAGGCATACAGCACGATGCAGGTGTCCTCCAATCACCACGACAACAAGGACAATGGAGTGGCCCACTCCTCATCGTCGGGTGCCTTGTCCGTCCAGTCGGGGGGCACTGTGTCGGTGTCCGGGACGACGAATGAGGAAGTTGTGCAGACGCTGTTCCCAACGCAGTTCATGAACGGGAACATACACTGCCCAGTGGTGGTGCAGACGGTGGGCGGGGCTTACAATAGCACGCAGCAGCTTCACATCTGGGACGCCCAGCAGCAGCAGGAACACCAGGAGCACCAGCTCCACCTACAG GGTCACGTGGAGTCAGAGTCCCAGGTGGAAGCCCCCCAGGAGCTACTGATGCCCATCTCCCTGAAGCCTGAGGAGGGCCTGGATGTGTGGCGCCTCTGGGTCCAGCGCAAGAACGCAGAGCTGGACAAGGACGAGCAGAACAAACTGGCACCCATTGGAC GTCGGCAGGCCCTGCGCTTCCAGGAGGACCTGGTGTCGAGTGCGGTGGCTGAGCTCAACGTGGCTCTGGCTCTCATGACCCGGGAGGCCCAGGGGCTGGAGGGAGAAAGTTTTGAGCCTGATGCCCTCTACTACATCTTCCTGTGTATACAGAAG TACCTCTTTGAAAACGGACGGGTGGATGATATCTTCTCTGACCAGTACTACACACGCTTCTCCCAGTGGTTACACAAAGCCCTGGATGAGTGGAGGCCCAGCATCCATCCACTAG gGTACATCATTCCCAGTCACGTGACAGAGGAGATGCTGTGGGAGTGTAAACAACTAGGAGCCCATTCACCAGCCACGCTGCTTACCACACTCATGTTCTTCAACACTAA GTATTTCCATCTGACGACGGTAGAGCAGCACTTGAAGGTGGCCTTCTCCAAGGTGCTGAGACACACCAAGAAGAACCCGTCCAACCCCAAGGACAAGAGCACCAGTATCCGCTATCTGAAGGGCCATGGCCCTTTGGGGACACACCATGCTGGGCAGAAAG TGACTGATGACATGTATGAGGAGCAGGCTGAGGATCCTGAGAACCCGCTGCGATGCCCCATTAAACTGTATGACTTTTACCTCTTCAAATG tcCCCAGAGTGCTAAGGGGCGTAACGACGCGTACTACCTGACGCCAGAGCCTGTCGTGGCGCCAAACAGTCCCATATGGTACTCCACTCAGCCAATCACAAGTGAGCAGGTGGAGCACATGCTCACACGCATCATCATGGTGCGAGAGATCCAGGAGACCATCGCCATGTCGTCGGTCAACATGCACTGA